One region of candidate division KSB1 bacterium genomic DNA includes:
- a CDS encoding Ku protein: MRALWNGRLQFSLFDIPVKIFSATQSAEIPFNSLHAPCLNRIKMEKRCPIHGPVLDEEVVKGYEYENGKFVTVTEDELKEVNPEADHSLAIVQFADKEALDPLNFDTSYYMAPDGPLATEVYATLRESIRSSGKYGIGKIVMRRREFVVALWVKENAIVVSTLRGWNEVRRTDLIGELNGVKSKNKEELKMAAELIERHTKKLRLKSFKDSYQERLLAMLKEKVAAVKQTEATEITIPMAEGEAVEGISTETATMKRKMAKAPPAPKTEKKRKVA, from the coding sequence ATGCGCGCATTGTGGAATGGCCGTTTGCAATTCAGCCTCTTCGATATTCCGGTGAAAATTTTTTCCGCCACTCAGAGTGCCGAGATCCCCTTCAATTCCCTTCATGCGCCCTGCCTAAACCGCATTAAAATGGAAAAGCGCTGCCCGATTCACGGACCGGTTTTGGATGAAGAAGTGGTGAAGGGCTACGAGTATGAAAACGGCAAGTTCGTCACCGTGACCGAAGACGAGTTAAAAGAAGTCAATCCGGAGGCCGATCATTCTCTTGCTATCGTGCAATTCGCCGACAAAGAGGCGCTCGATCCGCTGAATTTCGATACGTCCTATTACATGGCGCCGGACGGGCCGCTGGCGACTGAAGTGTACGCGACGCTGCGGGAATCGATCCGCAGCTCGGGCAAATACGGCATCGGCAAAATTGTGATGCGGCGCCGGGAATTTGTCGTGGCGCTGTGGGTAAAAGAAAACGCCATTGTGGTTTCGACGCTGCGCGGCTGGAACGAAGTCCGCCGCACCGACTTGATTGGCGAGCTCAACGGCGTTAAAAGCAAGAACAAAGAAGAGCTCAAAATGGCGGCGGAGTTGATCGAGCGCCATACGAAAAAATTGCGCTTGAAAAGCTTCAAAGATTCCTATCAAGAACGCTTGCTGGCGATGCTGAAAGAAAAAGTCGCCGCCGTCAAGCAAACCGAGGCAACGGAAATCACCATTCCGATGGCTGAAGGCGAGGCGGTTGAAGGGATTT